A genomic region of Elaeis guineensis isolate ETL-2024a chromosome 9, EG11, whole genome shotgun sequence contains the following coding sequences:
- the LOC140851727 gene encoding LOW QUALITY PROTEIN: probably inactive leucine-rich repeat receptor-like protein kinase At5g48380 (The sequence of the model RefSeq protein was modified relative to this genomic sequence to represent the inferred CDS: deleted 1 base in 1 codon): MCMAMHRSVCATLLQTIFWCSITNICYGTQTDIECLRKIQLSLRDPLDSLKSSWNFSNKTEGAICMFHGVECWHPDENRVLNLHLSNMGLEGPFPSGLENCTSLTGLDLSSNSLSGSIPADISRKIPYITSLDLSFNHFTGEIPANLSNCSYLNVLSLQHNRLSGQIPGQLTTLSRLTSLNVADNMLSGQIPAFHTSFSAANFANNPGLCGTPLNDCTSSKKSYTAVIIGSASGAVVFLTITVVGVVIYFCLRKLPVKKKEKDVEEENKRAKTIKGAKGIKVSMFENSVSKMKLSDLMKATNDFSNDNIIGSGRTGTMYKATLPDGSFLAIKRLQDSQHSSSQFESEMATLGSVRHPNLVPLLGYCVAKKERLLVYKHMPKGTLYDQLHQADMIDKVMEWPLRLRISIGAARGLQWLHHSCNPRILHRNISSKCILLDEDDEPKISDFGLAWLMNPIDTHLSTFVNGEFGDFGYVAPEYARTLVATPKGDVYSFGVVLLELVTGERPTHLSNAPESFKGSLVEWITYLSSNSLLQDAIDKSLIGKDHDSELLQFMKVACACVLSAPKERPTMFEVYQILRAIGEGNHFTAADEILLPPLSTDADSLDELIVAK, encoded by the exons ATGTGTATGGCTATGCACAGAAGTGTTTGTGCTACTTTACTTCAGACCATCTTCTGGTGCTCAATTACTAACATATGTTATGGCACTCAGACCGATATTGAATGCTTAAGAAAGATACAACTGTCACTGCGTGACCCTTTGGACAGCTTAAAGTCTTCATGGAATTTCAGCAACAAAACAGAAGGGGCCATATGCATGTTTCATGGTGTTGAATGCTGGCATCCTGATGAAAACCGGGTCCTTAACCTGCACCTGTCAAACATGGGCCTTGAAGGCCCATTTCCATCGGGACTTGAGAATTGTACAAGCTTGACTGGGTTGGATCTCTCAAGCAACAGCCTTTCTGGGTCCATCCCTGCTGACATCTCAAGAAAGATACCTTATATCACAAGCCTCGATCTCTCGTTCAATCATTTCACAGGCGAAATTCCAGCAAACCTCTCTAACTGCTCGTATCTGAATGTTCTTAGTCTGCAGCATAATCGGTTGTCTGGACAGATCCCTGGGCAACTGACAACTCTCAGTCGACTGACATCTCTCAATGTTGCTGATAATATGTTATCAGGACAAATCCCTGCATTTCATACTTCCTTTTCAGCTGCAAATTTTGCAAATAATCCAGGACTTTGCGGGACGCCTCTGAATGATTGCACATCTTCAAAGAAGAGTTATACTGCGGTGATCATTGGCTCTGCTAGTGGTGCTGTGGTATTTTTAACAATTACAGTTGTTGGAGTTGTTATATACTTCTGCTTACGGAAGTTGCCTgtcaagaagaaggaaaaggatgtAGAAGAAGAAAACAAACGGGCGAAAACTATAAAGGGAGCTAAAGGCATCAAG GTTTCAATGTTTGAAAATTCAGTTTCAAAAATGAAATTGAGCGATCTCATGAAAGCAACCAATGATTTTAGCAACGATAACATCATTGGTTCAGGTAGAACAGGGACTATGTATAAGGCAACACTTCCAGATGGCTCTTTCCTTGCTATCAAGAGGTTGCAAGACTCCCAGCATTCTTCCAGCCAGTTCGAATCTGAGATGGCAACACTGGGAAGTGTCAGACATCCCAATTTGGTTCCCCTTTTAGGTTACTGTGTGGCCAAGAAAGAGCGGCTGTTGGTATACAAACACATGCCGAAAGGGACTCTTTATGATCAGCTACATCAGGCAGATATGATAGACAAAGTCATGGAATGGCCATTAAGGCTGAGGATCAGTATTGGAGCAGCAAGAGGCTTGCAATGGCTTCACCACAGTTGCAATCCTCGCATTCTTCACCGCAACATTAGTTCTAAATGCATCCTACTTGATGAGGATGATGAGCCAAAAATATCGGACTTTGGACTTGCATGGCTTATGAATCCAATTGATACCCATCTCAGCACTTTTGTCAATGGTGAGTTTGGTGACTTCGGTTATGTGGCCCCTGAATATGCCCGCACATTGGTGGCCACTCCAAAGGGTGATGTTTACAGCTTCGGAGTTGTTCTGCTGGAACTGGTTACCGGTGAAAGACCCACTCATTTGTCCAATGCTCCCGAAAGCTTCAAGGGCAGTTTGGTAGAGTGGATCACATATCTTTCAAGTAATTCCCTTCTTCAGGATGCAATCGATAAGTCTTTAATTGGTAAGGACCATGACAGCGAGCTTCTCCAATTTATGAAAGTTGCATGTGCTTGTGTACTCTCTGCTCCTAAGGAGAGGCCAACAATGTTTGAAGTATACCAGATTCTAAGAGCTATCGGCGAG GGTAACCATTTCACTGCTGCTGATGAGATATTGCTGCCTCCCCTAAGCACTGATGCTGATAGCCTGGATGAACTTATAGTGGCAAAGTAA